From Kaistella polysaccharea:
AATTTCTTTTACAACTAAGTTTGCTTCTTCGATGTCTGCACCCTCATTCTTTAACTGCCAGTTGGCCATTGCAGAAAGAAGTACTTTTTCTAATTTATTTGAAGCATCCTTTTTTGAATATTTAAGGATATATAAAGCCTTATCTACCTCTACACCTCTAATGATATCAGCAACTAATCTCATTTTTCTTGGCGAAGAAGGGCAATCGTTATGTAACGCTTTTGCTACATCTTGGTTTGCTATTTTACGTGCTAATGCACTTTCTCTTTTTCTTGATCCCATGGTTATCTACCTCCTTTATTTTTGTTACCGCCGTGACCTCTAAAAGATCTTGTCGGAGAAAATTCGCCTAACTTATGACCTACCATATTCTCAGTTACATAAACCGGGATAAAAGATTTCCCGTTGTGTACTGCGATGGTTTGTCCAACGAAGTCTGGAGAGATCATTGATGCTCTAGACCAAGTTTTGATTACTGTTTTCTTACCAGACTCTATATTTGTCTGAACCTTCTTATCTAATGTGTGAGCAATGAAAGGTCCTTTTTTAAGTGATCTTGACATAATTATTTTCGTTTAGATATGATATGACGGTTAGACGCTTTATTTTTCTTTCTGGTTTTGTAACCTTTAGCAGGCATACCATTTCTAGATCTTGGGTGACCTCCAGAAGATTTACCTTCACCACCTCCCATTGGGTGATCTACAGGGTTCATTACAACTGGTCTTGTTCTAGGTCTTCTTCCCAACCATCTGCTTCTACCTGCTTTACCAGAAACGGTAAGCTGGTGATCAGAGTTGGAAACTGATCCAATCATTGCCATACATTCGCCAAGAACCATTCTAGATTCTCCTGAAGGTAATTTAATGATTACATATTTCTTATCTCTTGAAGTTAACTGTGCCGATGATCCTGCACTTCTTGCCATAATTGCTCCCTGACCAGGTTTCAATTCGATACAAGAAATTACAGTTCCCAAAGGAACATTTTTCAACTTCATAGCATTACCAACATTTGGTTCTGCGGATTCTGAGGCGATTACTTTCATATCTACCTTAATACCGTTTGGAGCGATGATATATCTCTTCTCTCCGTCTGTGTATTCCAATAGTGCGATGAAAGCAGTTCTGTTTGGATCATACTCAACAGTTTTTACCGTAGCTTCAACATCAAACTTGTTTCTTTTGAAGTCGATAATTCTGTATTTTTGTTTGTGTCCACCTCCGGTGTAACGCATGGTCATTTTACCAGTATTGTTACGACCACCTGACTTACTAATACCAACGGTTAGAGATTTCTCTGGTTTGTTGGTAGTAATTTCCTCAAAGTTATTTACAACTCTGAATCTCTGTCCCGGGGTGATAGGTTTTAATTTTCTAACAGACATTACTATTATTTATATTAATTAATTTGCAAAAATATCAATCACTTCACCTTCTGCAAGGGAAACGATTGCTTTTTTCAATTTGTTGGTTTTCCCAACCTGTAGTCCTTTTTTGGTGTGCTTTGAGGAAACTTTAGGCGCATAAATCATGGTTCTAACGTCTGCTACTTTAACACCGTAAAGCTCTTCTACTGCCTTTTTAACCTGGATTTTATTCGCTTTAGTATTCACTAAAAAAGAATAAGCACCACGCAAATCGGTAAGATAGTTTGCTTTTTCTGAGATAATTGGTTTAATAATAACTGACATGATTTATTTTCTTAAATTTTCCTGAAATTTTTCTAATGCACCTTCTAAGAATACAATTTCTCCAGCATGTACCAAATCATAAGAACTGATTTCGTTGTATGTCAAAACTTTCGTTTTAGGTAAGTTTCTTGAAGACAAATACACGTTTTTGTTCGCTTCTGGTAAAATATAAAGAGATTTTTTTCCTTCAAATCCTAACGCATTGTTCAAAGTGATAAATTCTTTAGTTTTAGGAGCATCAAAATTGAAAGCTTCTAATACTTTAATTGAATTATCTCTCATTTTTTGTGAAAGAACTGATTTCTTAGCTAATCTTTTCAAAGATTTGTTCAATTTGAATCTGTAATCTCTTGGTTTCGGACCGAATACACGACCACCACCTTTGAATAATGGATTCTTAATATCACCATATCTGGCAGATCCTGACCCTTTTTGTTTCTTAAGTTTCTTGGTAGATCCTGTAATTTCGCTTCTTTCTTTAGACTTGTGAGTCCCTTGTCTCTGTGCAGCAAGATATTGCTTCACTTCTAAGTAAACCGAGTGCTGATTTGGCTCAATACCGAAGATTGCTTCGTCTAGAGTTACTTTTCTTCCGGTTTCTTTTCCTGATGTATTAAATACTACTAGTTCCATTTTCTGATAATTACATAAGAATTTTTTGCTCCCGGAACAGCTCCTTTTACTACTAAAAGGTTTTGCTCTTCATCTACTTTTAACACTTGTAAGTTTGATACGGTAACTTGCTTACCACCCATTCTTCCCGCCATACGCATTCCTTTGAATACTCTGGATGGATCGGAACCCGCACCAATAGAACCTGGGGCTCTTAATCGATTATGCTGTCCGTGAGTTGCTTGCATTACCCCCGCAAAGTTGTGTCTTTTCACAACCCCTTGGAAACCCTTACCTTTTGAAGTTCCAGTTACATCAACAAATTCGCCTTCAGCAAATAAGTTCACTTTCACTTCATCTCCTACGCTTAACTTTTCTACGAAAGCATGATAGAATTCTACCAATTTAGCTTTAGGAGTTGAACCTGCCTTTTTAAAGTGGCCGGCTAACGCTTTACCAACGTTCTTTTCACTCTTGTCATCGAAACCTAGCTGAGCAGCTTTGTACCCATCCTTTTCAACGGTTCTGACCTGTAAAACCGAGCATGGACCTGCTTGAATAACGGTGCACGGCATGTTCTTGCCGTTTTCGTCAAACAAAGAAGTCATCCCGATCTTTTTACCAATAATACCTGACATTGTTTATATATATCTAATTAAGTTCTGGTTTGTCAATCAAGGGGTCGGTAACTTCTACGTTTGAAGTAGGCGCACTTCTTCCTTAAATTGAGTGTGCAAATGTATGAAGAAAATTTGAATTGACAAATAGAGATTAAAAAATATTTTCAAGTTTTTCGCTTGACCCCAAGTGACTTAAAAGAAAAATAGACCCTCCGCAAAGGGAGAATCTATTTTATATTTAAAAATTCCAAAATTTTATTTTATTGGGTAATGTACCGCTTTATCCAATTCGATGGGATTATAATCCTGTCGCAGTTTATCCTGTAATTTTACTGTTAACTCTTTGAACTGGTCAAGGCTTTTAATCTTCACTCCCATTACAGAGAAATTCGTAGAACCATCGTCATTCTTGAATTTTTCTTTAAATTCATATAATGGATCATTAAACAATTCCAGGCGTTTTTTATTTAAAGTTTTCTCATCTACCATGATCGGTTTTTTTCCCGCGAACGATTCCATAAAACCGGAAGTATCGTAAGTATCTTTTAATTGATAAGATTTTAGAAGGCTAAATTTGAAGTTGTTTTTATCATCAGCAACCTCAAAGATTAAACCGGGTAGACCACGGAATTTGTAGGGACCTTCATTACTATTCACTTCGGTATTAAACCAAGCCGTCCACTTTCTACCGCCAAATTTAGTTGTTGCTTTTTGAAGATTGTAGCTTCCCACTTTTTTGGTATCAGGCGTGAGAATCCAGACCATCTCATCACTTGTCTTAACTGCAAAAAAATCATTGAACAAAACGTAATTTATGTTTCGGTTGGTATTCCGCTCTCTCTTCAAAGTCGGAACTTCATCATCCCAACTTGAATTGGAATAATTTCGAATTTTATTGATGGAATCATTTTCTGCCTGAAAATAAGGATAAAATTTCACTTCTGTAGGATTGATGTCGAGCACCATATTCTCTTTCCGGAACTCTTTCGCTAAAGAATCACTTTTGAATTGATATTCATAGATGAATCGATGGGTTTGGGCATTCGCAGCGATGCTTAATAACAGTAGAAGGAAGAAACACTTTTTCATAAATAGTACCTTATAAATTAAATGCCGATTACTTTACAGGATAATCGATAATCTTGTCGAGCTCAACGGGATTATTAAATCTTCTCATTTTGATTTGTTGCGCTTTACGCACTTCGCGAACGTTATCTGCTTTTACTAAAGTGTTATCTTTCAAAAAAATACCCTCAGAATTTTCAAAATTAACATTTGTTGTATTTATAAACCCCAATGGATCTTCATATAAGCTAAGCATCTTTTTCTTATACTGTGAGTAATTCACCGCAACAACTTGTGGAAAATCATCGAGTGTTTGAATCTTTTTTGTTTCAGGATAATTTTCAGATTTTATCAACTGATACTGAAAATTATTGCGGTCATCTTTTAGTTCAACAATTAATCCAGGAAGGCCATAAAATTTATATGGTCCAGAATTGAAAGGAATCAATTTTGCAAACCAGGCCGTCCATTTTCTTCCACCCCAATTGGTTTCTGCTTTTTGCAAAGTCATCTTTTGAAAAATTTTGGTTTCATTTTTTAAATTCCATTTTTGTTGCGCTTCACTACTAATGTCGAACACTTCATATTCCATTAATTCCAATTCGCGGAATTGATTGGTTTTTAGATCATGCTTTACCACATTTGACATTTTTGGCTGGCCGCCAAATGTTGCGAATGAAATTTCACCACCTGAAGCTAGAAGAGAATCAAGGATAAAATAATCGCGGTGGTAAAATGAGGATTTTCCTTCGGCGATGTCTAAATGATAATAATCTTTGGTGATGGTGTTTTCTGTAGAATCTCTTTTGTAATTCACTTCATAAATGAAACGGTGGGTTTGGGCTGACAATAAAAATGGAAAGAGCAGGAATATTAAATATTTCATTGATGATAATTATAAATCAAATATAAAATTAAAATTTGAATGAGTATGATCACGCATATTTTGAGAATAAAACTCTTCTTTTCTGTTTTATGATGAAAGATGAGCATTCCCAAAACTGAACCGATTGTGCCACCGAAAAAGGTCATGATTAACAATGATTTTTCTGAAATGCGGTGTTTGTTTTTTTGAGCTTTTCTCTTGTCGAGACCGAAGTAGAAAAAACTGCCAATATTTATGGTCATTAGAAATGCGATAAAAAATTCGTTCATTTCGTGAAAGTAAGGAATTTACAATAATTTCTATGTGGGTTAGGGATTTGATTAACCTTGTCAAGGTTTGGAACCCTGACAAGGTTGTGCGAGAGAATCAATAAGAACTTTATTTGGTAAGCCTTTTCAGCCTTTGGAAGCCTTAAAGTTTCGGGGATGATTCTGAACTTAATTAAGAAGAAAAATGGCGCTTGTTTTCGGAAGAAGAACTGCTATAACTTCTAGCCCCGATTGCAGCGGCATCCTTTTGCAGAACGTAGTGGCGCAAAAGATATAGTGGAAAGCGGGACTGGTTTTGAACACCTAAAATAATCTCATTGCTCACAGATTTCACAGGTCTGCACAGATTGCGACTCGCAAGTCAATTCAAATTAATAGTCAAGAAAAAATCCCTGATCTTTCGAAAAGGGATTTATATAAGGACGATAATTAAATTATCACACTTTAATTTCTACGTCAACTCCTGAAGGTAACTCTAATTTCATTAGGGCATCTACAGTTTTAGAAGAAGAAGAATAGATGTCCATCAATCGCTTGTGTGCAGATAGTTGGAACTGTTCTCTTGCTTTTTTGTTTACGTGAGGAGATCTCAACACAGTGAAGATTCTCTTATTCGTTGGTAAAGGAATCGGACCGTTTACAACAGCACCGGTAGCTTTTACCGTTTTTACGATTTTCTCAGCAGATTTGTCTACTAAATTGTAATCGTAAGATTTTAATTTAATTCTAAAGGATTGCTATTTGCCTTTTTACATCTATCTGTGTTTTCCTTTTGCCTTACAGGATTTTCGACCTTTCTAATTCCTGATGGACGACCAACATAAGGATTTGAAATAAAATCATTTTTTGCCTTCATAAAAATATTTCTGTCTGTAACATTCTTAAACTTTTCTCTAATTGTAATGGGAGTGTGATCTATTTTTTCAATCTTTACCATGCTAAAAACGTAATCTTCTTGCTCATCATAAACTTTCAAAACTAAACCTGGCAAGTTGGTGAATTTATAAGGACCAATGGTCAAAGAAATATCGTTATCATAAAGTGCTATCCACTTTCTTCCCAGGTATTCCGAGGTTGCAACATGGCAATTAAACTTCTCATATTTTACTACTTGCTTCTTCAAAATCCATTTCGGTTTTTCTACGATTGAATAGCCAAGCGTAGTTAACCCTAGCGTTTCAATATGGGTATCCACTCCCTTAATACTATATATAAGATACTCGTTTCTAGGTTTAGGAAAATTCTCCATTGCAAAACCGCCAAATAAGTTATTGTTCTTTGCAAATGCGTTTAACAACGAATCCTTTTTCATTTTTTTTTCAGCCACAAACCTTGAATCCGTTCCCGTAATATAAAGATAGAATAGATCCTCATTATATATATTGAGTTTAGTTGAGTCGGGTTTGTATTTTAATAGATACGTAATTCGATAAGAATCGTTGTCGAGCTTATTCGGTGCAGTATGGAAATTAATTATAAACAAAAAAAGAGATAGCCAAATTATTTTTTTCATATAAATTAATAATATAGGGTGCCTAAACAAATACGCACCCTAATTTTAAACAATGTTAATTGCCACCACATTCTAAGTAATCATCAAACATAATAAATGCCAAAATAATTTCCATCGAAATCCCAGAATCAACACAATAATTCTCTGTTGTTCCACAGGAATAAGTTACCGGGAAACAATTTTCCACTACAACTGCTGACTTGGTACCATTCGTATCTTTTTTAACTTCCCAATTGATAATACTGCTTTCTGCAACAGCATTACTAGCACTCATCATTCCCGCAACTCCAAAAGCTGCCAATAATGACATTTTTTTCATAATACATTGTTTTTGTTTGTTTATGTATCACGAATCTAAAACTAAAACTATGCAAGCACTTTTCGGTAAAACCGTATTAATATCGTAATATATAATTATTCTAAATACGACATTGTATGAAAGGTTATCTCGACGGAAGCGCCATTACTAGATTTTGAAATAAATTGACTGGTGAAAATCTTTTTAGTAGTACTGAATAAATTTCAAGCCGCCATCGAAACGGCATCCCTGCCGCCGCTGCGGGATATAGTGAAGAGCGTGACCGGATTTCTAAAGTAGCTAAAATCTTGTTGTTCCTAGAAAAGAAACCTTCAAGGTTTGAACGAACAAAAAATCCCTAATCTTTCGAAAAGGGATTTATATAAGAACGATAATTAAATTATCACACTTTAATTTCTACGTCAACTCCTGAAGGTAACTCTAATTTCATTAGCGCATCTACAGTTTTAGAAGAAGAAGAATAGATGTCCATCAATCGCTTGTGTGCAGATAGTTGGAACTGTTCTCTTGCTTTTTTGTTTACGTGAGGAGATCTCAACACGGTGAAGATTCTCTTATTTGTTGGCAAAGGAATCGGACCGTTTACAACAGCACCGGTAGCTTTTACCGTTTTTACGATTTTCTCAGCAGATTTGTCTACCAAATTGTAATCGTAAGATTTTAATTTTATTCTGATTCTTTGTGACATTTTGATCTAATTTAAATATTAACCTCTTGCTTTTTCGATTACTTTTTCAGCGACGTTTTGCGGTGCAGCTTCATATTTTTCGAATTCCATAGAAGATGTTGCTCTACCTGAAGAAAGGGTTCTGAGTGTAGTTACATAACCGAACATTTCTGAAAGTGGAACGAATCCTTTAATTACTTTCGCATTGTTACGGTCATCCATACCGTTTACGGTACCTCTTCTTTTGTTAAGGTCACCTACGATATCACCCATGTATTCCTCTGGAGTTACCACTTCAATTTTCATGATTGGTTCCATGATTACCGGTTTCGCTTTTTTACCTGCTTCTTTGAAGCCCATTTTCGCAGCAAGCTCAAAAGATAATGCATCTGAATCCACTGGGTGGAAAGATCCGTCTTTCAAAGTTACTTTGATTCCTTCGATTTCGAAACCTGCTAAAGGACCATTCTTCATGGCTTCTTTGAAACCTTTTTCTACGGAAGGAATAAATTCTTTCGGAATGTTACCTCCTTTGATTTCATTGATGAATTCAAGACCTGGTTTGTGGTCATCAGCCGGAGCCAATTCAAACACAATATCAGCAAATTTACCACGTCCACCAGATTGTTTTTTATAAACTTCTCTGTGGGGAGCAACTTGTGTAAGGTTTTCTTTATATTCTACCTGTGGTTCACCTTGGTTCACCTCTACTTTAAACTCTCTTCTCATACGGTCAACAATAATGTCGAGGTGAAGTTCACCCATACCGGAGATGATGGTCTGTCCTGAAGCTTCGTCAGTTTTAACCTGGAAAGTAGGATCTTCTTCAGCTAATTTTGCCAAAGCGTTCCCCATTTTATCCTGGTCAGCTTTTGTCTTAGGTTCCACCGCGATACCAATTACCGGATCAGGGAATACCATAGATTCAAGAACGATCGGATGTTTCTCATCACAAAGCGTATCACCAGTTTTGATGGATTTAAATCCAACTGCTGCACCAATATCTCCAGCCTCGATATATTCAATCGGCTCTTGCTTATTAGCATGCATCTGGAAAATACGGGAGATTCTTTCTTTATTACCTGATCTTGTGTTTAGAACATAAGAACCAGCATCCAGTCTTCCAGAATAGGCTCTGAAGAATGCAAGTCTTCCTACGAAAGGATCGGTTGCAATCTTAAATGCCAATGCCGCGAAAGGCTCAGTTACTGAAGGTTTTCTTGAAATAGGCTCATCTGTTCTTGGATCTGTACCGTCGATCGCCTCTTTATCCATTGGAGAAGGAAGGTATCTACATACAGCATCCAGCATGAACTGTACACCTTTATTTTTAAATGAAGAACCACATGTCATCGGAATGATACTCATATCAAGAGTAGCGGCTCTAAGTGCAGTGTGAACTTCTTCTTCGGTAATGGAATCTTCGTCTTCCATAAATTTTTCCAGAAGATTTTCATCGTAAGCGGCGATTTCTTCGATCAGCTTTGCTCTATACTGCTTCACTTCGTCAACCATATCAGCCGGGATTTCTACAATATCAAAGGTAGAACCGTGGTTTTCATCGTGCCATACAATCGCACGGTTTTTCACCAAGTCAACAACACCTTTGAAATCAGCTTCGTCACCGATTGGCAATACGATTGGAACTGCGTTAGAACCAAGCATTTCTTTCACCTGCTTACAAACGTTCAGGAAGTCAGCTCCCTGTCTGTCCATTTTATTTACGAAGCCCATTCTGGCAACGTTGTAATTATCAGCCAATCTCCAGTTGGTTTCAGATTGTGGCTCAACTCCATCTACTGCGGAGAAAAGGAATACAAGTCCGTCAAGTACACGAAGTGAACGGTTTACCTCAACGGTAAAGTCAACGTGTCCTGGTGTATCGATGATGTTGAAGTGATAATCTTTCGCTTCCGGAAGAGGTTTTCCCTGTTCAGTTGGGAATTTCCAGTCTACAGTTACTGCTGCAGATGTGATGGTAATCCCTCTTTCAGCTTCCTGCTCCATCCAGTCGGTAGTAGCACCACCTTCATGGGTTTCACCGATTTTATGATTCTTTCCGGAATAAAATAAAATTCTTTCTGTCGTGGTGGTCTTCCCTGCATCAATATGCGCAGCGATACCAATATTTCTTGTTAATAAAAGGTCTCTTGCCATTTCAGATTAGAATTTAAAGTGTGAAAATGCTTTGTTCGCTTCAGCCATTCTGTGAGTGTCTGTTTTCTTTTTATACGCAGCACCTTCTTCTTTTGCAGCCGCAATAACTTCCGCCGCCAATTTAGACGCCATTGATTTATCGTTTCTAGCTGTAGAATATTTTATTAACCATTTCATCGCCATAGAAATCTTTCTATCAGCTCTAATTGGCATTGGAATCTGGAAGTTTGCACCACCAATTCTTCTTGAACGTACTTCTACGTGAGGCATAACGTTAGTTAAGGCATCTTTCCAGATTTCCAAAGCTTCTTTTTCGTTATCTCCTTTTTTACTTTCTACGATATCTAATGCATCATAGAAAATTTTGAATGCGATAGATTTTTTACCATCAAACATCAAATTGTTTACAAATCTTGTTACCAGTTGATCATTAAATTTCGGATCAGGTAACAACGGTCTTTTTTTCGCTTTTGTCTTTCTCATTGTTTCGCTTCTTTACTAATTAATGATTACTTTTTCTTACCTTTTGCTGGTGCTGCCGCAGCTTGACCTGGTTTTGGTCTTTTTGCTCCGTATTTAGATCTTCTCTGGGTTCTCCCAGCTACACCTGCGGTATCCAAAGCTCCACGAACAATGTGATAACGTACTCCCGGTAGGTCTTTCACCCTTCCGCCTCTAACCAATACTATCGAGTGCTCTTGAAGATTGTGTCCTTCGCCCGGGATATAGGCGTTAACTTCTTTACCATTAGAAAGTCTTACCCTTGCAACTTTTCTAAGTGCAGAGTTAGGTTTCTTAGGAGTGGTAGTATATACTCTTGTACATACACCTCGTCTTTGTGGACAGGATTCAAGGGCCGCCGATTTGCTCTTCTTGGCAAGCGAGACTCTTCCTTTTCTTACTAATTGTTGAATAGTAGGCATTAAATTGCTTTTTATTTTAGGGGGCAAAAGTACTAAATTTATTTGAATTGGCAAACGCTGACTTTTATTAATTTAAATATTTATACAAAATACCTCATTCATATAAGAAGGAAGATTATATAAAGTTCTGTCCGCATCACTGCAATTGCCTTCATCGATCGTAGAAGTTTTCATTTGGAGAAATACTTCCCTAAATTTGTCCTTAAATTATAAATTATGAAAAATCCCAAAATTATTGGCCTAAATGAGGCAGACTGTGATCTGATTTCAGAAAAATTAAATATTTTGCTCTCCAATTATTCTATCTTTTATCAAAATACCAGAGGTGCACACTGGAATATCAAAGGTGATCAGTTTTTTACCCTTCATCCGAAATTTGAAGAGCTCTACAACAATCTTGTTTTAAAGATTGATGAAATTGCAGAACGCATTTTGACCTTAGGTTCTACTCCACATCACAACTATACCGATTATGTAAATAAGTCAACCATTAAAGAAAGCATTGAAGTTTCTGATGCTACGCGATGTGTAGAAAATATTCTGCAATCCTTTAAAACGATTATTGATTTGCAAAGAGAATTACTAAACATTACCAGTGAAGCCGGCGACGAAGGCACCAATTCTCAAATGAGCGACTATATTACGGAGCAGGAAAAAGAAGTTTGGATGTATAATTCCTATCTCGGAAAATAAATTCTTACCTTTAATAAATCTAAAAATCGTCTTTCAAAGGCGATTTTTATTTTTGAATTTCTAAATTTGCCCCAATCATAACATCAATACATGAGCGAAGTCCGGTTAAGGTCTCTTCTAGACAATGATTTTTATAAAATCACGATGCAGAATGCCGTTATCAAACTCTTTCCTAACGAAAAAGTAAAATATCAATTTATCAACCGCGGTAAACATCATTTCCCGCCAGGTTTTGGGGACGAACTTCGAAGAAGTATTAATGCGATGGCGGAATTAAAGTTGACCCGCGATGAAAAAGAGTTTTTACGCATCACGTGTCCTTATCTAGACTTGCCTTACCTCGACTTCTTGGCCGGTTATCATTACGATCCGTCTGAAGTAAGTATTATTCAGACTGAAAATAATTTAGAAGTAACGGTAGAAGGCCAATGGTACCGCACAATTTTATGGGAAGTTCCTATCCTTTCGCTAATTTCCGAACTTCATTACGAGATGAATCATATGGAGCGTAATTCCAACGAGGTAGTCATTGAAAAAACTTTAGAAAAAGCGGCTCATCTTAATGAATTGCACGTCACTTTTGCAGAGTTTGGAACAAGACGCCGCCATTCTTACAAAGTCCAGGATTTGGTAGTGGAATCCTTGGTCAGAAATAATACTTCCGGAAATTTTATCGGCAGTTCTAATGTGCACTTCGCTATGAAATACGGCGTAAAACCTATCGGCACACACGCTCACGAATGGTTTATGTTTCATGCGGCGGAATATGGTTTCAAGATGGCCAATGCACTTTCACTAGAACATTGGGTAGATGTTTACCGGGGTGATTTGGGAGTTGCGCTTTCTGATACTTATACGACCGAAGTTTTCTTCCAGCAGTTCGATAAAAAATTCGCGAAACTCTTTGATGGCGTACGTCATGATAGTGGCGATCCCATTGAATTTGCCAATAAAACCATTGAACATTACAAAAAAAACGGCATCAATCCACTTTTTAAATACATCATTTTTTCTGATGGTTTAAACTTAGAAAAAGTAGAAGAAATTACAAAAGCTTGCGAAGGAAGAATAGGAATATCTTTCGGAATTGGCACCAATCTGACCAACGATGTCGGATTAAAACCCATGAATATCGTCATGAAATTAATTGCTGCTCAGTCCATCAACGGTGACTGGATTCCAACCGTAAAACTTTCTGACGAACATGGGAAATATACGGGCGATCCAAAAATGATTGAACTTGCGAAGGAATTTCTACGCATTAAAAATTAACCTCAGTTTCCCTGCAAATTAAAAGAATTCAGTAATCTTTTGTACTTTTAAAAAATGGAAATTAGTTCTCTAGTAATCGGTTTACTTTTCGGTGCAGCGTTGGGTGCCTTTATTCTTTATTTTATTTTAAAATCTTCTCATCTGCCCCGAAAATTGTATGATGACGTCAACCAAAATTTCATCAGAACCCAATCGGAATTAGAAAGTTCTTCCTTGAAGATTCAGGATCTCACTCAAGATATTTTAAAAGAAAAGGAAACGAATAAAGCGCAATCAGAAATCCTTAATCACCTAAAAAATGAAATGGCTACGATTACGGCGGAATATTCTTCAATTCAAACTCAATTTCTGGGACAACGCGATTCTAATGCTAAACAAGGTTTACAAATAGAAAATCTAATTTCAGAAAAACAGCATATTTTTGCGAAAAATTCTGAGCTTAACGCCATTAATGAAACCTTAAAAAATTCCCTGGAAAATCAAAAGGAAGAAATTACAAAAATGCAGGAATTGGCGAAAAATGAATTTCAGAATTTAGCCAATAAAATCCTGGAGGAAAAAACAGAAAAATTTACGGCTTTAAATCAGTTAAATCTTAAAACCATTTTGGAGCCTTTCCAAGAAAAGATTTTAGAACTTCGGAATAAAGTTGGTGAAACGTACGACAAAGAATCGAAAGAACGTTTTTCCTTAGGCGAACGCGTTAAAGAACTGGCTTTATTAAATCAGCAGATTTCTGAAGATGCAAAAAAACTGACACGCGCCTTGAAAGGTGAAAGTAAAACCCAGGGAAACTGGGGTGAAATGATATTAGAAAGCATTTTGGAGAAATCTGGTTTGGTAAAAGGACGGGAATATTTTCTGGAACACGAACTTCGCGATGAAGACAACAAAGCCCTTTTTTCGGAGTTCTCCGGGAAGAAAATGCGACCTGATGCGGTCGTAAAATATCCAGACGAACGAAATGTGAT
This genomic window contains:
- a CDS encoding GLPGLI family protein, which gives rise to MKKIIWLSLFLFIINFHTAPNKLDNDSYRITYLLKYKPDSTKLNIYNEDLFYLYITGTDSRFVAEKKMKKDSLLNAFAKNNNLFGGFAMENFPKPRNEYLIYSIKGVDTHIETLGLTTLGYSIVEKPKWILKKQVVKYEKFNCHVATSEYLGRKWIALYDNDISLTIGPYKFTNLPGLVLKVYDEQEDYVFSMVKIEKIDHTPITIREKFKNVTDRNIFMKAKNDFISNPYVGRPSGIRKVENPVRQKENTDRCKKANSNPLELN
- the rpsJ gene encoding 30S ribosomal protein S10, yielding MSQRIRIKLKSYDYNLVDKSAEKIVKTVKATGAVVNGPIPLPTNKRIFTVLRSPHVNKKAREQFQLSAHKRLMDIYSSSSKTVDALMKLELPSGVDVEIKV
- the fusA gene encoding elongation factor G: MARDLLLTRNIGIAAHIDAGKTTTTERILFYSGKNHKIGETHEGGATTDWMEQEAERGITITSAAVTVDWKFPTEQGKPLPEAKDYHFNIIDTPGHVDFTVEVNRSLRVLDGLVFLFSAVDGVEPQSETNWRLADNYNVARMGFVNKMDRQGADFLNVCKQVKEMLGSNAVPIVLPIGDEADFKGVVDLVKNRAIVWHDENHGSTFDIVEIPADMVDEVKQYRAKLIEEIAAYDENLLEKFMEDEDSITEEEVHTALRAATLDMSIIPMTCGSSFKNKGVQFMLDAVCRYLPSPMDKEAIDGTDPRTDEPISRKPSVTEPFAALAFKIATDPFVGRLAFFRAYSGRLDAGSYVLNTRSGNKERISRIFQMHANKQEPIEYIEAGDIGAAVGFKSIKTGDTLCDEKHPIVLESMVFPDPVIGIAVEPKTKADQDKMGNALAKLAEEDPTFQVKTDEASGQTIISGMGELHLDIIVDRMRREFKVEVNQGEPQVEYKENLTQVAPHREVYKKQSGGRGKFADIVFELAPADDHKPGLEFINEIKGGNIPKEFIPSVEKGFKEAMKNGPLAGFEIEGIKVTLKDGSFHPVDSDALSFELAAKMGFKEAGKKAKPVIMEPIMKIEVVTPEEYMGDIVGDLNKRRGTVNGMDDRNNAKVIKGFVPLSEMFGYVTTLRTLSSGRATSSMEFEKYEAAPQNVAEKVIEKARG
- the rpsG gene encoding 30S ribosomal protein S7, whose translation is MRKTKAKKRPLLPDPKFNDQLVTRFVNNLMFDGKKSIAFKIFYDALDIVESKKGDNEKEALEIWKDALTNVMPHVEVRSRRIGGANFQIPMPIRADRKISMAMKWLIKYSTARNDKSMASKLAAEVIAAAKEEGAAYKKKTDTHRMAEANKAFSHFKF
- the rpsL gene encoding 30S ribosomal protein S12 → MPTIQQLVRKGRVSLAKKSKSAALESCPQRRGVCTRVYTTTPKKPNSALRKVARVRLSNGKEVNAYIPGEGHNLQEHSIVLVRGGRVKDLPGVRYHIVRGALDTAGVAGRTQRRSKYGAKRPKPGQAAAAPAKGKKK
- a CDS encoding Dps family protein, coding for MKNPKIIGLNEADCDLISEKLNILLSNYSIFYQNTRGAHWNIKGDQFFTLHPKFEELYNNLVLKIDEIAERILTLGSTPHHNYTDYVNKSTIKESIEVSDATRCVENILQSFKTIIDLQRELLNITSEAGDEGTNSQMSDYITEQEKEVWMYNSYLGK
- the pncB gene encoding nicotinate phosphoribosyltransferase, producing MSEVRLRSLLDNDFYKITMQNAVIKLFPNEKVKYQFINRGKHHFPPGFGDELRRSINAMAELKLTRDEKEFLRITCPYLDLPYLDFLAGYHYDPSEVSIIQTENNLEVTVEGQWYRTILWEVPILSLISELHYEMNHMERNSNEVVIEKTLEKAAHLNELHVTFAEFGTRRRHSYKVQDLVVESLVRNNTSGNFIGSSNVHFAMKYGVKPIGTHAHEWFMFHAAEYGFKMANALSLEHWVDVYRGDLGVALSDTYTTEVFFQQFDKKFAKLFDGVRHDSGDPIEFANKTIEHYKKNGINPLFKYIIFSDGLNLEKVEEITKACEGRIGISFGIGTNLTNDVGLKPMNIVMKLIAAQSINGDWIPTVKLSDEHGKYTGDPKMIELAKEFLRIKN